A stretch of the Neofelis nebulosa isolate mNeoNeb1 chromosome 1, mNeoNeb1.pri, whole genome shotgun sequence genome encodes the following:
- the LOC131491944 gene encoding mth938 domain-containing protein-like: MSSPEIASLSRGQMKARSSSKPQKYCRVLPGGSQVWDWRETKSEHYPCMLPAGVEEVIKKDVQMLAIDQGMGEVLKVTPSTGEYLETQGTGVWIIQTQLGCPGCWAGGVFYSTC, encoded by the coding sequence ATGTCCTCCCCTGAAATTGCTTCCCTATCAAGGGGGCAAATGAAAGCACGAAGCTCCTCTAAACCCCAGAAGTACTGCAGAGTGTTGCCAGGGGGAAGTCAGGTTTGGGATTGGAGAGAAACGAAATCTGAGCATTATCCTTGTATGCTACCTGCAGGTGTGGAGGAAGTTATCAAGAAGGATGTGCAGATGCTTGCGATTGACCAAGGGATGGGTGAGGTCTTAAAGGTGACTCCATCAACTGGGGAGTATCTCGAAACACAAGGAACTGGTGTGTGGATCATCCAGACACAGCTTGGCTGCCCAGGGTGTTGGGCGGGAGGGGTCTTCTATTCCACCTGCTGA